The genomic segment tctgtccATTGCCCCCACTTTACAGCCCTCCAAATCTCGGAGGGCCCACACACAACTCAAGATCACCCTCCAGAACCAGCCTCTTGGGagtcagagggaggtggggaaatggAGATCCTCTGCGCCTCTCCAGCCTTCTGTCTCCTTGCCTAGGCTTGGTTGGCCTTCCCTTCCCGGAGTAACCTACCTGCTAAGCCCCTTTGTCACAGCCTGGACCCTGGGAAGGGGGGCAATCTGAGGGACTGGGGGAGGAGGATTGTGGCTGGCTCTGGTTTCTGGCCTTCCCAGAGACAGGCAGGGGCCACGCTCTACCTGCACCCCAGTAAAGGTGACCCCTGCTAGTTGCCAGCAGCCCTGGCACATTTGTGCTCCGCAAGGATAGGACATGAAGCTCCAGAAACTTTCCATCCAAAGGCAGTCTGTGTGATTGGAGCAGGGAGTCTGGATGCTTGTTCTTTCCCTGCCCTCTTGCCCTCCCTGGAGTCGGGGCACTGTACTAGGACTCCAACCTTAGACTTGGGTGacctgtggtttgttttttgtttttttctttttttatattgagaACTATTTTAAGGTGAGAGAGAGGGTAGCAAGGAACATTCTTAATAAACGAATTCTCAGCCTCACCTACCCTTGTTCAGCTCATTTGTGTGAGTAGTGTGggcatggagggagggagaagacacCTGGCTGGAGGCAATAGGCAGGTGGGGTCTCTACCTAggcactgggggtggggatggcagGGACCAGATGCAGAGCAGCAGCAGAGCTGGGCGGAGCTCCAGTCCAGGGGGAGTGGGCTCTGGGAGAGGGAACTGGTGCCTGCATTGTAACTCCTTCCCCCTGCACTGTCCACTTCAGTCTCCTGATtatctccccactcctccccttcTGGCCTGAACTAGGCTCTACTACTGTTTGTTACTTAACCTTCCTGAGTTTCACCTGCAAACAGGACAATTGGACCTGCTGAATGTGAGGGCTGAAAGGACCTAAtaggtgcctggcacatagcagatgctGAATGAATACCCGCTGACCTTGGCTTTCCTTAGTTTGGGAAGAATGAGTGGTAAAGAAACCTACCTTCATGGAAgcttctgaggaaaaaaaaaaaaaaaaaggctagggTTGGTGGCTTTCACACCCCCACAACCCTAGAGAGAGCTCTGGGCCCTTGTTTCCCAGAAGAGCCACACACAGCTGACACTCAGCGGGAGGAACTGATTTCTTTATTAGGCGCCACCACAGATGACAGGGAATCTGGATATATgagagccatcagcacagggtGCACTGGGCCATCACACCCCCACCTTCTTCTGGGCCCAGGCGAAGAAGATGCCCTTGACATCGTCTACACCTGTCTGAAGGCAGGCAGGCATGACGTAAGTGCGCAGGTCCCGCACCTCATAGCCGCTACGAACCAAGGCCTCCACCACCTTCTCCTTACACATGGGTACCACCACCAGCCGGGCCTCCCCAGCCAGGTACCATGACTCCTCTAGGGCCCCGATGAGGAGGAGGTGCCCCCCAGGCCTCAGCAGAGTGGTGATGTGGTCCAGGGCCCTCTGGAAGCTGGCAAGGTCTGGGCTTACAGCCTCCAGGCAGAAGGCAGAGACCAGGGCATCGGCAGGCAGGGGCGCCAGGCTCCCAGcacccaggggctggggctgatGCACATCGATGTGCAAGACCCGCTTCACCCTGGCTCGCAGCTGGCGCTCCTTTTCCTGCCAGGGCTCGCTGTGCAGGGGCAGAAGGCAGGGTCAGGACCAGGGCTCAGGGCCGCCCCACGTTCAGTCCTCTGTTGCCCCCCTGCCAGCCACTCCATGGGAAGCTCCCTTACCCCTTGCCCTCAATGAGGCAGACGTGCTGGCTGTACATGCTCCAGTCGAAGGCCCCGGGCTCCTCCCGAAGCCAGAGCCCCAGCTCCCGGCGGTTCACCTCCAGAAAATCTGTCATGGTGATG from the Prionailurus viverrinus isolate Anna unplaced genomic scaffold, UM_Priviv_1.0 scaffold_35, whole genome shotgun sequence genome contains:
- the PNMT gene encoding phenylethanolamine N-methyltransferase codes for the protein MSAADPNPAAGAVPDSDPHPGRAAVASAYQRFEPRAYLRNNYAPPRGDLSSPDGVGPWKLSCLAQTFATGEVSGHTLIDIGSGPTIYQLLSACTHFEDITMTDFLEVNRRELGLWLREEPGAFDWSMYSQHVCLIEGKGEPWQEKERQLRARVKRVLHIDVHQPQPLGAGSLAPLPADALVSAFCLEAVSPDLASFQRALDHITTLLRPGGHLLLIGALEESWYLAGEARLVVVPMCKEKVVEALVRSGYEVRDLRTYVMPACLQTGVDDVKGIFFAWAQKKVGV